One window of Flavobacteriales bacterium genomic DNA carries:
- a CDS encoding glycosyltransferase, whose amino-acid sequence MAAALLMLAFFHMVIFSRLAFRKQEVEPDRDLPVSVVICGRNESIALQQLIPLLLDQDHREFELIVVNDRSEDDTWEVLQWMKPQYANLKPVNIQADEKFSYGKKIALGVGVRSAKYPNVLVTDADCLPTGRDWISLMATGFKGGRQIVIGHSPYERQDGLTSLLERYDGFTKAVQYISFAQAGLPYMGVGRNMAFTSELFFGAKGQHRHRQLMSGDDDLFINEVARAKNTTAIADGRSYMTTRATPDLGTWFRRKRRHYTTARFYRFGHQLLLTLLPASRMVLWATILFLFFTGHVQSALIGLCIELFVFQPIGMIAMRKLGAGRIIWLSLPLEWLFLLLDPCIYLSTLIIKPTRWK is encoded by the coding sequence ATGGCCGCCGCATTGTTGATGCTGGCGTTTTTCCACATGGTGATATTCAGCCGGTTGGCCTTCCGGAAGCAGGAGGTTGAGCCGGACCGCGACCTGCCGGTGAGCGTAGTGATCTGCGGTCGCAACGAAAGCATCGCCTTGCAGCAGTTGATCCCGTTGTTGCTGGACCAGGACCATCGGGAGTTCGAGCTGATCGTGGTGAACGACCGCAGTGAGGATGATACCTGGGAGGTATTGCAGTGGATGAAGCCGCAATACGCGAACCTGAAGCCGGTGAACATCCAGGCGGACGAGAAATTCAGCTACGGCAAGAAGATCGCGCTGGGCGTGGGCGTTCGCAGTGCGAAATACCCGAACGTGCTGGTCACCGATGCCGACTGCCTGCCCACCGGCCGCGATTGGATCAGCCTGATGGCCACGGGGTTCAAGGGCGGCCGCCAGATCGTGATCGGCCACAGCCCCTACGAACGGCAGGACGGCCTCACCAGCCTGCTGGAACGCTACGACGGCTTCACGAAGGCCGTGCAGTACATCAGCTTCGCGCAGGCGGGCCTTCCCTACATGGGCGTTGGGCGCAACATGGCCTTCACCAGCGAGCTGTTCTTCGGAGCGAAGGGCCAGCATCGGCACCGCCAGTTGATGAGCGGTGATGACGACCTCTTCATCAACGAAGTGGCCCGTGCGAAGAACACCACCGCCATCGCCGACGGCCGCTCGTATATGACCACGCGTGCCACGCCTGATCTCGGCACTTGGTTCCGGAGGAAGCGCAGGCATTACACCACGGCACGGTTCTACCGGTTCGGGCATCAGTTGTTGCTCACGCTGCTTCCGGCGTCCCGCATGGTGCTGTGGGCCACCATCCTCTTCCTCTTCTTCACCGGCCACGTGCAAAGCGCCTTGATCGGGCTGTGCATCGAACTGTTCGTCTTCCAGCCGATAGGCATGATCGCCATGCGCAAGCTCGGTGCGGGCCGCATCATCTGGCTGTCCCTGCCGCTGGAATGGCTCTTCCTACTTTTGGACCCCTGCATTTATCTCAGCACGCTCATCATCAAGCCCACACGATGGAAGTAA
- a CDS encoding sigma-70 family RNA polymerase sigma factor has protein sequence MEVSPNLSEKATYDLDLVRRAVDNKDQKAYAELMSRYRDSIYFMLLKMINNKDDADDLTIEAFGKAFHRLHQYTPNYAFSTWLFKIASNNCIDWIRKQKKKKMLSIDNPIGTKDGDEMHIELKGHGLDPSEVVIKDQKSDVMREVVAKLKPRYRTLVELRYYKEYSYEEIANELDLPLGTVKAQLFRAREFLENLLDTRKDTI, from the coding sequence ATGGAAGTAAGCCCGAACCTGTCCGAAAAGGCCACCTACGACCTGGACCTCGTCCGGCGCGCCGTGGACAACAAGGACCAGAAGGCCTATGCCGAACTGATGTCCCGTTACCGTGATTCGATCTACTTCATGCTGCTGAAGATGATCAACAACAAGGACGACGCGGACGACCTCACCATCGAGGCCTTCGGCAAGGCCTTCCACCGCCTGCACCAGTACACGCCGAACTACGCGTTCAGCACCTGGCTCTTCAAGATCGCGTCCAACAACTGCATCGACTGGATCCGCAAGCAGAAGAAAAAGAAGATGCTGAGCATCGACAATCCCATCGGCACCAAGGATGGCGATGAGATGCACATCGAGCTGAAGGGCCACGGCCTCGATCCCTCGGAAGTGGTGATCAAGGACCAGAAGAGCGACGTGATGCGCGAAGTGGTGGCCAAACTGAAGCCGCGCTACCGCACGCTCGTGGAGCTGCGCTACTACAAGGAATACAGCTACGAGGAGATCGCCAACGAGCTCGACCTCCCGCTCGGCACCGTGAAGGCCCAGCTTTTCCGCGCCCGCGAATTCCTCGAGAACCTCCTCGATACCCGCAAGGACACGATCTGA
- the rsmG gene encoding 16S rRNA (guanine(527)-N(7))-methyltransferase RsmG: MPGVELICRYFPELTPEQRAHFAALGDLYAHWNERVNLISRKDFEHLYERHVLHSLGIAKVHAFKPGTRIVDVGTGGGFPGIPLAILFPESRFHCIDGIGKKITAVQGVIEGLGLKNATAEQVRSEDHKAKYDFIVSRAVTTLPEFIKATKHLVPNAKQALGKHHESMRSGLLYLKGGELADELRPLRYSIRVTELRDVFSEEFFATKKVVEVGL; the protein is encoded by the coding sequence ATGCCCGGAGTAGAACTGATCTGCCGATACTTCCCGGAACTCACCCCGGAGCAGCGCGCGCATTTCGCAGCGCTCGGTGATCTCTACGCCCACTGGAATGAGCGTGTGAACCTTATTTCCCGCAAGGATTTCGAGCACCTTTACGAGCGGCACGTCCTACACTCGCTCGGCATCGCCAAGGTCCATGCATTCAAGCCCGGCACGCGTATCGTGGATGTCGGCACGGGCGGTGGTTTCCCCGGAATCCCGCTGGCCATCCTATTCCCGGAAAGTCGCTTCCATTGCATCGACGGCATCGGCAAGAAGATCACCGCCGTTCAAGGTGTGATCGAGGGCCTTGGCCTGAAGAACGCCACCGCCGAACAAGTGCGTAGCGAGGACCACAAGGCGAAGTATGATTTCATCGTTAGCCGTGCCGTCACCACGCTGCCGGAATTCATCAAAGCCACCAAGCATCTCGTTCCGAACGCCAAGCAGGCCCTCGGTAAACACCATGAATCGATGCGCTCCGGCCTCCTCTATTTGAAAGGCGGTGAGCTGGCGGACGAGCTGCGGCCCTTGCGCTATTCCATCCGCGTCACCGAGCTGCGCGATGTCTTCAGCGAGGAGTTCTTCGCGACGAAGAAGGTGGTGGAGGTGGGGCTGTAA